A DNA window from Pogona vitticeps strain Pit_001003342236 chromosome 2, PviZW2.1, whole genome shotgun sequence contains the following coding sequences:
- the LOC110071765 gene encoding olfactory receptor 10Z1-like, with protein sequence MEMEQEPNKSMDVEFLILGFSSNGTLQIVFFALFLIMHLITLSGHLIIVTITLTDPGLNTPMYFFLRNLSFIEICYTLVIVPRMLASFLAKCTRVTLTVCAVQMYFFIAFGGAECFLLSVMAYDRYVAICNPLRYTLIMSRNLCKHLLVVACSSGFSISLGLTLLIFRLPFCGSHHINHFFCDIPPILFLACSDTHANEMAVFLVCTMILLIPFLLILISYAFIAHSIVRIKSSEERKKAFSTCVAHLVVALLHYGCAIFIYIRPKASYSLDKDKVVSLIYTNVTPMLYPIIYSLRNKEVKGALKRVWKRKFISMSG encoded by the coding sequence ATGGAGATGGAGCAAGAGCCAAACAAGAGCATGGATGTTGAGTTTCTAATCCTGGGATTCAGCAGCAATGGAACTCTGCAGATAGTATTTTTTGCCTTGTTCCTTATCATGCACCTCATCACCCTCTCAGGACACCTGATCATTGTGACCATAACTTTGACTGATCCTGGCCTCAACACCCCTATGTACTTCTTCCTGCGCAACTTGTCTTTCATTGAAATCTGCTACACGTTGGTCATTGTGCCAAGAATGTTGGCCAGCTTCTTGGCTAAGTGCACAAGGGTCACCTTGACTGTGTGTGCTGTGCAGATGTACTTCTTCATTGCCTTTGGAGGGGCTGAGTGCTTTCTGTTGTCTGTGATGGCCTACGACAGGTACGTGGCCATATGCAACCCACTGCGCTACACTCTCATCATGAGCAGGAATCTCTGCAAACACCTCTTGGTGGTAGCCTGTTCTAGTGGGTTCAGCATCTCACTGGGGCTTACTCTGCTGATTTTCAGGCTTCCCTTCTGTGGCTCCCACCACATCAACCACTTCTTCTGTGATATCCCACCTATATTGTTTTTGGCATGTAGCGACACACATGCCAACGAGATGGCTGTGTTTCTTGTCTGCACGATGATCTTGCTAATTCCTTTCCTCCTCATTCTCATTTCCTATGCTTTCATTGCCCATTCGATTGTCAGGATCAAATCCTCGGAAGAGCGCAAAAAAGCCTTCTCCACCTGTGTCGCTCACCTGGTTGTGGCCCTCCTACACTATGGGTGTGCCATCTTCATCTACATCCGTCCAAAGGCCAGCTACTCCCTGGACAAAGACAAAGTGGTCTCTTTGATTTACACCAATGTCACCCCAATGCTGTATCCTATCATTTATAGCCTCAGAAACAAGGAAGTGAAGGGAGCACTGAAGAGGGTGTGGAAAAGGAAATTTATTTCTATGTCAGGATAG
- the LOC110071766 gene encoding olfactory receptor 10Q1-like: MELSGWNHSSTAGDFIVLGFSNLPEYELYLFWIFLAMHVITLLGHLAIVVVTLVDPTLHTPMYFFLRNLSCIEVCYTLVIVPKMLANFLAKSRKVSLPECAAQMYFFIALGTTECFLLAVMAYDRYVAICNPLRYTLIMSRALCFQLLASVSATGFILSLGLTALIFGQPFCGSHEINHFFCDIPPVLFLACSNTHTDEVLVFVACLLALLVPFLLILTSYVFIANSILRIKCAHGRQKAVSTCVAHLIVAILHYGCAIFIYIRPKASYSLEQDKVVSLIYTNVTPMLYPMIYSLRNKEVKGALRRVMEKKVSFHMDF, translated from the coding sequence ATGGAGTTGAGTGGCTGGAATCACAGCAGCACCGCAGGCGATTTCATCGttcttggcttttctaacctgcCAGAGTATGAGCTCTATCTCTTTTGGATATTTTTGGCTATGCATGTGATCACTTTGCTGGGACACTTGGCCATTGTGGTGGTGACTCTGGTTGACCCCACCCTCCACACGCCCATGTACTTCTTTCTGCGCAACCTCTCTTGCATCGAGGTCTGCTACACCCTGGTCATTGTGCCTAAGATGTTGGCTAACTTCTTGGCTAAGAGCCGGAAAGTTTCATTGCCTGAATGCGCAGCACAGATGTATTTCTTCATTGCTTTGGGCACCACAGAGTGTTTCTTGCTGGCTGTGATGGCCTATGACAGATATGTGGCCATATGCAATCCACTGCGCTACACCCTTATCATGAGTCGGGCACTATGTTTCCAACTACTGGCCAGCGTGTCTGCCACTGGTTTCATTCTCTCACTGGGCCTCACAGCACTGATATTCGGGCAACCCTTCTGTGGTTCACATGAAATCAACCACTTCTTCTGTGACATCCCGCCTGTGTTGTTCCTAGCCTGTAGCAACACACACACTGACGAGGTGTTGGTCTTTGTTGCCTGTTTGTTGGCACTTCTGGTCCCCTTCCTGCTGATCCTGACTTCTTATGTGTTCATTGCCAACTCCATCCTGAGAATCAAATGTGCCCATGGCAGGCAAAAGGCCGTCTCCACATGTGTTGCCCACCTGATTGTGGCCATCCTCCACTATGGCTGTGCTATTTTCATCTACATCCGGCCAAAGGCCAGCTACTCTTTGGAGCAGGACAAAGTGGTCTCCTTGATCTATACCAATGTCACTCCCATGCTATACCCAATGATCTACAGCCTCAGGAACAAGGAGGTCAAGGGAGCCCTGAGGAGAGTCATGGAGAAAAAGGTCTCTTTCCACATGGACTTTTGA
- the LOC110071767 gene encoding olfactory receptor 13H1-like produces the protein MGNNSDTVVTEFILLGLSNHPAAQIVFFWVILVFYIINLIGNGLMVALIIVDPHLHTPMYFFLSNLSFLDICYTSSSIPQVLVTCATERTTISFTACMAQIYISLYFGTTECILLAVMAYDRFVAICSPLHYTMIMNWNICIHMGLGTWGSGLVLTLIPTAVGPVRFCGSNIINHFMCEAQTVAKLNCANTQLSDIISFVNTVAVLIVPFTFILMTYLRIGLAVRQIHSAEGRSKAFSTCSSHVAVVSIFYSSAMYLQPKSKHASDRDKMISVFYGVVTPTLNPLIYSLRNKDVKGALGKLFGRGSGLVHKSSH, from the coding sequence ATGGGTAATAACAGTGATACAGTGGTGACTGAGTTTATTCTGCTGGGTCTCTCCAACCACCCAGCAGCTCAGATTGTGTTCTTCTGGGTCATCTTGGTCTTTTACATTATCAACCTGATTGGAAATGGCCTTATGGTTGCATTGATTATCGTTGACCCCCACCTGCACACCCCCATGTACTTTTTCCTCAGCAACCTGTCCTTCTTGGACATTTGTTATACTAGCAGCAGCATCCCACAGGTCCTGGTTACCTGTGCCACAGAGAGAACTACCATCTCCTTCACTGCCTGCATGGCCCAGATATACATTAGCTTATATTTTGGCACCACAGAATGTATCCTCCTCGCTGTCATGGCATATGACCGCTTTGTGGCCATATGCAGTCCTTTACATTACACAATGATCATGAACTGGAACATTTGTATCCAtatgggacttgggacttggggcaGTGGCCTTGTTTTGACTCTCATCCCAACTGCGGTAGGTCCTGTGCGATTTTGTGGCTCTAACATTATTAATCACTTCATGTGTGAGGCACAAACTGTTGCCAAGCTGAACTGCGCCAACACCCAGCTCAGTGATATCATTTCGTTTGTCAACACGGTGGCAGTGCTTATTGTCCCTTTCACTTTCATCTTGATGACGTATTTGCGTATTGGTTTGGCTGTGAGGCAGATCCATTCTGCCGAGGGCCGTAGTAAGGCTTTTTCCACTTGCAGTTCTCACGTGGCTGTTGTCAGCATTTTCTACAGCTCTGCCATGTACCTTCAGCCAAAATCTAAACATGCCTCAGACAGGGACAAAATGATTTCGGTTTTTTATGGAGTGGTGACTCCCACACTCAATCCTCTGATATACAGCCTGAGGAACAAGGATGTTAAAGGGGCCCTCGGGAAACTGTTTGgaagaggaagtggacttgtccacaaaagctcacattaa